The Geobacter anodireducens genomic sequence GCTCACACGGGGCCGCTACCCTTTCCCGCAATACCTCCCACGCCTGATGAGCCTCCCACCCTTCCCGGATGTTTCCGCTATCGTCTTTTCCCTCATACCCGAGCTTGTGCCGGGTACAGAACCAGTCGGCAAGGCTCACCAGGGCGACGCCGGCGGCGTGCTCCGGAGGAGCCGTGTCGAGGTTGTGGTGATAGAGTATCGCGTCGGTGATGCTCTCGTGGAGATGCCACCGGCAGCCGAGGATATAGCCGATTTCGCAGTGTGAAGCGCCCAAAAGCCTTAGTTCCGACTCGTGGAGAGGTATGTTTTCTGTTTCCGCAAGGTAGATGGAGCTCAAGAAATCCTTTCCCCGGAAGAAGTTGAGAAAGACTGCACCCACGTCGTGCAGAAGGCCCGCGAGGTAGGCGTTGAAGGGGTCGGGATAGCCGAGCCTTTCGGCGATGATCTTTGCTACCCGGGCCACGCCGAGGGCGTGCGCCCAGATGACGGAGCGGCTGAAACCTTCCTTCCGGGTCTTGAAGAGATCGACGACGGCGCAGGTAAAGACCACCTCCTTGAGATGATCGAGACCGAGGTAGATGATTGCCTCCCGCAGTCCATCCAGGTGCTTCAAGGGGCAGTAGAATGACGAATTGACGAGGCGCAGCACCCGGGTTGTCAAAACCTGGTCCTGGAGAAGAAGATCGGAGATGTCGTCGATCGACACCTCCGGATCGTCAAGTCTGCCGGCGAGCCTCAGAACCACGGGGGGAACCGTCGGCAGCTCGTCAACCTCGGCCATGAGCGTGCGGGCGGCGTTGAGCCGGTCGAATATATTTTCTTTTGTGCCTTCCACGGCAGCCTCCAAGGTTTTCAATTATTTAAGCAAATGTAATGCCCAAAAGGCTCACCTTCTCCTTGCCCAAAAGGACAGGTAAAAGGAAATGGGTTGTAGAGACCCCCTACGCGGGTCTCGATAACCCCAGATCAGGACTTTTGCATCAAGGCTCACCCCAAATAAGAAAAAGGCGGCCACACGGGCCGCCCTATCCTGGCCGAGCGGGTCACTCAGCCAGAAGATCTCAGGAGTTCACAGCCTCTTTCTCGAAGATTTCCACAATTTCCACGCATGTTGTCGCCTTGTAGAAACTGCGTTCGAACTCTTCCCAGGTCAGGGTGAACTCCCTACTGTTGATCCTTACTTTGACGGCCATGAATCTCTCTCCTTCCTTTGTGGTGTAGGAAAACCCAAGAGGGCTCCCTGCAACCGCTGTCCGGAGGACAGCAGCTTCAGGGAACCCTCTTGGGGGAGAGTATGGCCGGGAGGGGGAAGACGTGCTTCGCCCCTCCCTATGTCAAATCGCTACCCTTCGAAGAGGGGCAGCGTTTCATCCGCAATCGCCACCGGGCGGTCAGCTTGAGCATGATGCAGCTTACTCAGCTGTGCATCCCGTGCGACGATGCCGGCGATCCTCTCTGCGGTCTCCTTCTCAGAGAAGGACAAGAGGTCTGATCCCCGGCCGACGGCACGAATCAGATCCTTGCGGAACCTGATCCTCCACCTGCCATCGTCGGATTGAAAAACGGTAAAGATGGGGGCGCTCATCTGTGCACCCCCTCGTAAAATCCTCCACTCCTCGCAATGGCGACAGGGGTGGCTTCCATGAAGTCAATTTCCCCGAAACGCCATCCAAGTCCCGCCTGATAAGCCTCGAAGGCAATGCACCCCTCACGAAAAGCACAGGGACCCTTCTTGCCACATGTCTTGCACGGATGCTTACCGCTGCCGGTCATGGCAACCCAGGCATTGGCCAGGGCGACAACCGGCAGGGCAAGGACCCGTTGCCAGTCAGTGAGAACTGGTTTCGAGACTTGAAGAGCAGGCTTGAGAGGAGGAGACGAAAAATCTAGCGAAAGCTGGACCATGGCTTCCTCCGCAGACACTCCCTCGCACGGGAGTGTCTGTCTTAATACTCCCGGTACGGCAGGGGCCCTCGGAGGGCGGTTATTGCTTTGTCTCTGCTTCTTTCGTTGTGGCGGTGTTTGAAGTCGGTCTCGTTGCCAACTCACCTACAGTGGCAACCATGTGGACAGCAAAGCCCACTGGATTCACCCACCCTGCGAGGTAGGTGCTATCCTTTACCGACGTCCACTGAGCGTGGCCGCAGCCAGTAAGTAAGAAACAGAAGATAGCGACGATGAAGAATGCGAGTTCTTTCATGACGGTTCTCCTGTCAGGGCGCACTCCTCCCCGTAGGGAGTGCGGTTCAGCCTTCCCCCTACGGTAGGGATTGCTCTCGTTGGAGCCGTATTGGTCATAAATTCCCGGTTTCGACGAAGCTCGTGTAGCATCCGTCTCCGATGACGATATGGTCCAGGATCCTGATGCCGAGGAGCTCGCCACCTTCCTTTAACCTCGTTGTGATGGCGTAGTCTTCGTTGCTCGGAGTTGGATCTCCGGACGGATGGTTATGCAGCAGGACGACCGCAGCCGCATTGGACAACAGTGCCGTCTTGAAAACCTCCCTTGGGTGAACGAGGCTCTGGTTCAAGGTGCCTATGCTTACCCTGTCGAGGCAGACAATCCGGTTTTTGCCGTCCATGTGCAGTGCGATGAAATGCTCCTTGGTCTCGTGCTTGAGAGAGAGGAACATCTCAAAGACCTGGCGAGGGTGCGTGTACCGTGTTGACACCCATGCGGGCGCATCTTCGCGGACAACCTCAGTGCGGTAGCGGGCTTCTATGGATCGAATGGATATCTTTTTCGTGGTCGGGGCGACCGGATCTCCGAAGAGGTTGAGATTCATGTCTGTCTCCTGTAAAGGGGGCAGACACCTCCCCCCGGGGGCTGGTGTTGCCCCCTTGGGGTTGTCAGTAGACCGGGTACCCGGTTTGCTTCTCGATGGTTCTGGCGTACTCGGTTGCTCCGCATTTGCACTGCCAGTCCGCAATGCACTCGACTCCGCCAGCGCGGAGGTGGAGGTACACAGACCAGGACGATGCCCTTTCGGGGTCATCCGTAATTTCACACGTGCCTGAACCAAGGTCATGCTCCACCGGATGGACCTCGATCGCGTCATACTTTGACAGGTCCAGTTTCGGTTTCACGAGCCATGTTCCTCGACGAGAACCTACGCCATTGATTTCGTAGAAAAGCTGATAGATCTGAGCCGTGGTGAGATTGGGGGTTTCAGGCGTAGCCCAGAACTCCTTTTCATTCCAAATGACGTGATCATACTCAGCCAGGTGTTCTTGTTCGTCTGCGAGATTGTTGCCTAACCCGATCCCCAAGTTTTCACCACGCTTCCTTCGGGTTTCTTCACTGGCTTCCACCCAGACAGATACGGCGCCGAGGGCTTTGGCCAATGACAGTTCGCGGGTGAACCTCATGTCATCGCAAATGACGACCCGCTTGCGGGCGATGGCGTCTTCCACTGCATCCTGAAATGCAGTTTCCAACACTTCCGCACCGAAACATGAGCGCACAAGGATATTGAGTCCATGAAGGAATTCCTTGCTATTCTTCTCGCTGAAGATCTCCTGAGCCTTGTAAAGTGGGTCGGAAAACCTCACCAGTTCCACTTTTGCTCTGGATGCCTGAAACAAACCCTTCAAGATAGTTGCAACAGTTGTTTTGCCGGCGCAATTGTTGCCGCCGATTACGATTATGGGCGATTTCATCATGCTGCCTCCTTTCTGACCGGAACCGCAACCTTGACCTTTTTCGGGACCATGACAGTTTCATCCATGGCTTCATTTTCAGCGCAGAAGCCGATGAAAGCTCGTATGGCCTCGTCAACGGTCTTGTCGAAATCCCACACGATATCCACCAGGGCCTTGAGTGAGTCGGTAGACCAATCTTCGTAATCTTCCAGACACGACTCGCCGACCATGGAGCCAGTGATGTAGGAGGCATAGACGGGATGGGTATAGTTGACTCGGGAGCTCCCGCAAACACCGCATTTGTCGCTCGCCGAACAGCCCGCCAGATCGATGATGAAACTCTTCACCAAGGAGAGCAGTTCATCATCAGAAAGGTGAGCAGTTGGCGCCTCCCCCTTCCCTTCCAGATAGCGGATCTCGCGCAAATACGAATGTGCGTTTGACCAGTTATGGGAGAGAACCTTTTTCGCCACAAATCCCTCGATCGTGTTCTGGTCGAGGGACGGAGGCACCTTCGTAAAGTTCCGTTGGCCGCAGGAGGGGCAGTACGACTTGTAGCCCGTGTCCTTCTTGCCTCCGGAGCACAGAACCAGGTAGCCTCCAGAACGTCCGTTCCTGGTGATCTGCCATGAATAGTCGTGGCGCCGGGCAAATTCGCCGATGATCTGGTCGAATTCGTCAAAGGCATCCGCGACGTCAAGCAGGTCGTAGGCCCGGGTACGTGTGGCGCAGTCAGGGAAGTTAATGCGGTGGATCTTGATGTTCCGGGCAAACGACGAGCTCCTATTCCACGAGTTCTTCGTGTCATAGCGGAAGTGGTTCCCCAGGAACGCGATCATCTCTTTGCGGGTGCGTGGTTTGCGTGATTTGGTGCTCATGTCTGTCTCCTTTGGTGCGAAAGGGGAGACAGACCCCTTTCGGGGAGTTCGTGTCTCCCCGCATGGGTGGATTTAATTTTTCTCGTTATGGCGTGAACTTCACATCTTCGCCGTTGGCGGCCCGCAGCAATTCGAGCGCTACGCGGCCGGTGATCCAGTTGAAGGTGCTAAGGCGAAACGTCTTTTTAACGAGATCTATGGCCTCTGGAATGTCCGGCTCGGGGTCGGAAGGCTTTGTGAGCACCCCGTATTTGATCCCTTTCGCCAGTTTCAGAGCATCAGCGAGGGTGTAATCATAGTATGGGTGTTTAATAGTTTTCATGATCTCTACCTCGCCATCCTGCAATCAAAATGTTCCCTGACCCGGGGAATGAACCCCGTGAGGAAGTTTACAGCCTCACAGCCGTTGATTCCCTCGTCGAAAATATCGCTCTCAGGGTCTGCTTGGGGAAAGGCTTCAATCAGCTCCTGTAGGAGCTCATATGAGCCCCTTCCCTTCCCTGCATCGATCTTGACGGTTTCAAGCGAGTCGTAGCCGTCCAGTTCGGACAGCGGGATACTGTCCGTCGTCCACCGGTAATCATTCCGATAAGACCCCTCCCAGTAGAAAACATGAGCCGTTACCACCAGCCTCATGTCGTTCATCTTCCCGGGATACGGTTTCAGCGGCTGAGAACCATCGAGATTCGGTTTGGCATCCCAGTTTTCAACCATGAACCGCGGGGTGTCATCGAGTTCGGCCGAATTGAAGATGCAGAGGGCCCGCACCATTCCCGCCATCTGCAATATTCTGAACCGCAGCTGGTCAAAGATGGTGACGATGGCCTTATCTGCTCCGGGAACCTGGCACTCGCTGTTGTCGTGGATGTTGAGGATGAATTCTTTTCGCATGACTGCCTCCTTGTTAGTTGAGGGGGCAGTCCCCCGAGGGGGTTATCTGCCCCCCTGAGGGTTAAGGTTTGCGTGTCAGCAGGTC encodes the following:
- a CDS encoding DNA repair protein RadC; translation: MNLNLFGDPVAPTTKKISIRSIEARYRTEVVREDAPAWVSTRYTHPRQVFEMFLSLKHETKEHFIALHMDGKNRIVCLDRVSIGTLNQSLVHPREVFKTALLSNAAAVVLLHNHPSGDPTPSNEDYAITTRLKEGGELLGIRILDHIVIGDGCYTSFVETGNL